The genomic region CGCATAAGAATATTATAAAATCAGCAAGTCTTCCGGCCCAGGTAGGTCTTCCTAACTGGTCTTCGATTACTTTCAATTCCGATCGATTCGGATCGTTTAATAACCGGAGAATGGTTTTCGGAAAATTATTTCCGTGCGCCGAATAAACCCAGCTCGTGCGCACGATGTTGGCCCCCGAAGAAGCGGAAAAAGTTTTGCGGATCCATTCTTCCCCTTCCGCCTTCGACGCCCCATATACGCCCTTCGGAGAAAGCGGAGAATCCGTTTTCCAAAAACGAAGAGTATCTCCGATCGTTTCCGAATTGGCATCGAACACGAAATCTGTCGAGACGTAGATCAGATGGATTTTTCTTTTATGACATTCTTCCGCAATTTTTTTTACGGCCAAAGAATTGACCTTATACGCGTTTTCCCGATCCGACTCCGCCTTATCCACCGCAGTGTAAGCGCCGCAGTGAACGAGTATTTTCGGATTTTTCTCGAGAATCTTTTCGACGGCGTTCAAGTCATCGAGGGACCATTCTTCCCTTCCGAAACCGATCGCGTCGATTCCGGCCGAGGCGAATCGCTTCGACAACTCCCAGCCGACCTGGCCGTTTTTTCCGGTATAATAAATCATATTGGAATATACTAATATACGAATGGACTTTTGAAATCTTTCAAGAACGGAGTTTCGCCGTCCCTTTGGGAAATGATAAAGTTCGCGTCCGGCAACCAGGTTTTCCAAGGAATACCAAGAGCCGGATCGTCCCAGCGAATCCCTACTTCGTTTTTGGGATTGTATTCGCTCGTTACCTTATATAAGAAATCCGTTTTATCCTCCAGAGTCACAAAGCCGTGCGCAAAGCCCGGCGGAACCCAAAAGATATTTTTGTTCTCTTCCGATAACTCGACGGAGATCCATTTTCCGAAATTCGGAGAACCCACACGAATGTCGATGACGACATCGA from Leptospira kmetyi serovar Malaysia str. Bejo-Iso9 harbors:
- the rfbD gene encoding dTDP-4-dehydrorhamnose reductase; this encodes MIYYTGKNGQVGWELSKRFASAGIDAIGFGREEWSLDDLNAVEKILEKNPKILVHCGAYTAVDKAESDRENAYKVNSLAVKKIAEECHKRKIHLIYVSTDFVFDANSETIGDTLRFWKTDSPLSPKGVYGASKAEGEEWIRKTFSASSGANIVRTSWVYSAHGNNFPKTILRLLNDPNRSELKVIEDQLGRPTWAGRLADFIIFLCDGILKGESFPQTLHFSNSGVASWYDFAVAVRDISNSSSAIKNLKPIHPIPTEEYPTPAPRPRYSVLDLGETRKLFGPVPHWKEDLILCLNELAETSGIKV
- the rfbC gene encoding dTDP-4-dehydrorhamnose 3,5-epimerase is translated as MQFKRFPIDGPVLIEPKVYGDERGFFFESYKKSSFEQENIPTDFFQDNHSRSARGVLRGMHMQIPPYEQGKLVRVVRGRVIDVVIDIRVGSPNFGKWISVELSEENKNIFWVPPGFAHGFVTLEDKTDFLYKVTSEYNPKNEVGIRWDDPALGIPWKTWLPDANFIISQRDGETPFLKDFKSPFVY